Genomic segment of Halictus rubicundus isolate RS-2024b chromosome 16, iyHalRubi1_principal, whole genome shotgun sequence:
ATAATGCTAGCGTTGGTGCTGCATGACCTTCAAGTCGATTAATCTTTACTGCTTTGCCTTGTCTAGCTGAATCTAGTAGGTGGATTGTACCATCTTCAGAACCAGTGGCTATTAAACACGACTCCATTTGTGGGCCAAAAGTAGATCTAACTAAATACTGTCTGTAAAAGGAgaacaaaattatattttatactttaCTTTCTATAACTTTATTATATTACTGTAATTATTGTATTCAAAGCATAAATTACTTGTGCTTTATTGGGTATTTAGTCCAAAGTGACAAAGAACCGTGATTATCAGTGATATGATATAATAATATCGCATTGCAAGCACTGCTCACTAAAAGTGCTGGCCATGGAGCATTTTTTGAGAACCATGAACGCCATGAGAGACTCGTTATCATTCCACCAACTTCTTGTACCTTACGTAACTTTGTTAATCGTCCAGTTCCTGGTTCTAATTGAAATGACATAATAATTCCTCTATCGTTTCCAGCCCATATCACTAAACCACCACTACCCTCGCAAGTTAATGATAAAATCTAAATCAAATTAGAACATGTTAAAATTATCTGACTCTAGTTTTCCttgcctattttttttttatcatcaaAGATTAAAAGGTACTAACTTTTCCTCCAATTTTACAGGAACCACCACGTGTATAGATACCAGTAGATATATTTAAGATCTGTACATATCCCTGCGAATTTCCAGCTAtaactaaattattatttataggTACAAATCCACAACATAATACTTCTGCTCTCTGTTGATCTTTAACTTCTCGTAAAAAAGCTGGTTTAGTTTCTGTAGCCACATTCCACAGTCTTATTGTACTGTCCAAAGAAGATGAAACTATGAGATCATTACTAATACTCCAATCTAATGCAGTAACTCCTTTCTTATGGCCTTTCAATAATGCTATTACTTTTGGTGGTGTGCTAATAGTCTCACATATTGATAATAGTCCGTCTAATGATGCACAACATAATCTTGATTTGTCATTATTTGCAAATTTTAGCATTGTCACAGGTGCATTGTGTTGATCAAAAACATGATGCACTCCGTCAAATGCAAAATTTTCAGCTATCGATTTTCTTTGAATACTACATAATTTTGTTTTAGTCTCCAACTTCTCCTCTTCAGTGGCATGACTTCCAATACTATTTTGTTCCAAGCTTTCACCATATcgcaaaaataacaattttgctcttaattttaaatacttttcaCAGACTTTTGGATCTTTACAAAATTTTTCCTTTAGCAACTGATTTCTACGACGAATGTAAAGCATCCCtgtaattatattatttttcaatttgaatataatattatatgtttcaatacaagatacgatatacAAACCTAAACAAGGTAGCTTATTGACACGTTGTGCATTGTATTTAGCATCGAGGGCAAATATTTGTTGATGACACATAGTAACCATTTCAtagtatatattttaaaatcaatAACATTAGAATACAACTCTAATAGTGCTTTATTAATCAAAACAATATTGTAGTGGTACTTAACCTATTGACATCGACAATCTTAGTTAAATATATTCTACAAAAAGGATATCTTAACTGTTGTAAACAGCAATATATAtgtgaagaaatattttttgtgcgTTTCTATTTCCTCTTTGTTTCATTCATTCGAAATTTGTAAACAACACTGTCACCTATCAGAGAGAAAGGAGTATGCTCACGGATGCGTCCGAACCACCGAACTCCGAAGTAGTGATGAGATATGGCTAAATGTAAGTACGTGATTTGTATACATACGGATCGAGTATATAGTTGCGACAGTGGTGTTATCGTGTAATCAGCCCTCTGGTGGCGAACAGAGGAAGTGCCGCcactgtcgtgcatgtgtcacaatgtcacgtaacTAATCCGGCACTGAtaaagagagggtaacttttcccctgaATTAGAGTCAATTTCCCCTGATCTGACGACTCTGTCCAtgccaaatccatgccaaaCCTTGCCTTGGTGGAGAGGGGAGGTCGGTCGCAGTAAGAGCGGTCCTAATCTTgctctaagagtaaatatcTTAGTGCGACCGTCCTGCCCTCTTCACGAGGGTAAGATTTGGCAtgaatttggcatggaattgcgcttgcaaactttgcactcgagtacagagcctaatgcggaaacagatgggtcggaatttgtcgacaagttttggtggcaattcatagcaaattgcttACTGGGAAGATACTTGTACGTCACAGGGTTTCTTTAATACATTTATTTTCAGATATTCATATTTATACACAGTAGtagctatttttttttcttttaatcatAATATTAATAGTTGTAATGGCATAATGCATTTTGCATTTTCGTTTTATAGATTAATACTtgacaaaaatacaaaaattattaatgtgtaataaTTATTACGAGAACAAACTGTTTGATCTAAATTTCACATGTCGTTTACATTTTCTCTTCccttaaaatattttgcattcttttcattattttgtctTGTTATACGGTACAGTTAATATCTTTGCCCGTAAGCTCGACTGAGCGCACAGAAGAAATGAAAAGTGTTCTAAACTATATACTGATATGAAACTGAAAAGTATATTTACTTTGTTAGTCGTGTTTCTCCGACTACTTGAACATGTCACCGTTTGCGAGTGTGTCCACATGTAGGTATAATTCTCataggcatgtattatacatgATGTATATTTGAAGATAATTATAAATCATTGAAATATACTTTCGATTTTAGATGATTGATCGAATATAACAATGAAGATCGACAACAAAATATTATCACTGTTTACGTGTAAAATAACAAGTTAATCAATCTCCACCTAATCACAAAAATGATAAGGAATCGTTTAATCGcaattagtaatatttttgacAACCATTCAAAATCGTACATATATTTGTAAGATTTATTTCTCAAGGAACAATAGTTCgaagttattaatttttcggAACATCCTGTAGTCAATAAAAGTAACTTATGTGTCGGGTCATCTTTTACAGTGACAACAGAACTGATGTTACTCGAAAGCTTTTGATTAcacatttacattttttttttaagagagCTATTCTACATTTGGTCTCCCACGATTTTCAGATGTACTTGTCCATACCGCTGTTACTCAAATATGCAGTTGCTAACGATATTTTACTTACAGTTATTTACTTCATCCACGTATCAGCGATTCTCGATGCAGTTTTGACGATTTATGGTAAAACACTTCATTCCCCATGTATAGTACACGCACTAAATCGTAAATATCTTAATAGCACCTCGTGAGAACGCTTTGTATCCCTATATTTCTCGCGAGAGAAGTAATTCGTAACGATGACTTCTATCCACAATGCAAAAATGTAAAGTATCCATCTAAAAATGTGATTAGTGTCCATGAAATGTATCGTGTTTTTCTTCGCATTAGAACTTCTTCGCTTTATAACTGtacattacatttttcaatatcggCATAAATAATATGTCTTCTTGAACAGACGGAATCGACAATTGCGTTCTTTTTGATTCGTTACAATCTAATTGAAAGGAGTTATAAGTTAAAGTGAACGTTCGTTAGTACAACTAACATCGACATCTCGTTTCGAAATCGCTGCAATATCAAATTTGTAAAAACTGTAAACGTTGGTTGTGTAGTCTCTGGTACTCGCTCAtcttttgcaacggaaaaatttGCGTGGCGTGTCCATCCTCCCCCGTccccttctcttttttttttctcgcgaaaCTATATATACTCGACAATTAAGCTCACTCAGTACTCTTATTTTGATCAACTAAAATTCACTTTTATTTACGTATTAACAAATATTACAGTTTCATGTTCTTTAAGCAAATCCTAGAAATGAGTACGAATCAAAagcaaaaagtaaaaaaaaaaagaaatcgtagaACTTACGGCGTAGACATATAAGATTATTATTTGGACTATACATCATGTAAACATCGAATAGAATGTCATAGTACGTGTCTTAATTCTCCTTCGTATTCGTAGAACTTCCTTACATAGTAAACTTCAAAAAGGTTACTATTAAAGCTGTAATAATTACTCGatgataattataaattatctGTTGATAAAAAGCATCGTTCGTCCATATCCAGACGTATCGTATTGAACCGTACATTGTGGATCAGTGATAAAAAACCATTTGAAATATCTTTCGAGATAATAAATTCGAAAGAAACAATCTTTTCGTTGCAAATGAAACAAAAGTAAAAGAATTGTCTAAGTCAATTAATAAACTAAAGCGACAACTATCACTCTCTATGTTATAAATTATGTCAATGATATAGAGCATTAAAGTAAGAATCAATGTATGAATAAGGGGTTAAGGTAAATGTTTCTCGATAATATAACTTACATTATGAAAGGATTATAAAAAGTATTACGTGAGAAGTTCTGCAAAAAGCAGACGTTTGAACTCTATTATGTGAATTTTATTGAAGGCACCACAAGAAGAAAATGATTGAAATCGGCtcgtttcttttaataattgtggCACTAATTAACCTGCAACGCCGCTTTTCGTAAacataaaaatacaattaaataAGTACCGTTCTCGTTTTTCGAATCCAACACTCTTTGAAAACATGATATGACGGTATCTTCCCTTTTTGGTTTCATAGCTATTctttttgttaataaaatataaCGTCGATAAATTCTGGTAACTaaggaaagaaaagagaaaaaaagagagaaaatgtataaaaagcgactaaacaaatacatttataATATGGGTGCGCGCAAGAATGCGAAACTAGTGCAATTATACactcgtgttttttttttaaataccaaAAGTGACAACATTATGATGATTATAACTTTATATACCTGAAGTTCCATGGTTAAATACATACAATTATCGTAATTTACAATAGTATAGTTTTACGTTTCATCACGAACGGGGTGCTTTGTTTTCATGTAAAGAAGCACTTTAGATGTTAGTGAACCGAGATGCCTACATTATACAAAAAAAACTATCACCCTTTGCAGTCGATGCAGTATATTCGCAATTGCACAGTAGTATACAGATAGGAGATCGGGAGTAGATTTAACAGTCAATTACTCTTCTAGATCATCTTTCCAGTATTTCACACGAGAGTTATGCTACTCACAAATCTTGATTTTTTCCCTTTATAATGTTTCAACATACCACATAAAGTCTGCTTGCCTTCTTCGTCTTGACAAATATGTACGATCATGCATTCCACGGTCTTCAGCGTTACAAAACGCTATGCAGTTTATTTGGCACGAGTGCGCCTCACAATAGGAAGAGCTATGCAATTTTTCTCGCCGCATGCGGCTGTTCCAaaagttctttttcttttcatacACATATTCCGTTTTCAGAAGAACGATATGTGTAgatataatacatatataatatatatatatattatgatataatatatatatattgtattatgcATACGAAAAACTTTCTAATGCACTTGACGAATCATAAGAAATATAACTTACGGAAGAATTTGTTTATGACACAACATAATGTTTTTTGCTTTCGGTGAGTACAATGAAATCAATaaaacttatttaaaaaaaagagtgtatctttttcttctctttcaacCAATTGTTGCATGAATTTATGTAAAAAGAAATGTTTCACCCTATTAAACATACAATcgataaaaattgcataattcTTCCACATGTTTAAGGTTCATCTTATATTTTACCGTAACTCGTGTCATACCAGATTCATTTAgtttcaccaaaaaaaaaaaatgtcttaTCTCGTGTATCTTCATGTCATTTATGTAAATGTCCATATCTCTCATACCACCGTGTATCACAATGGCGAAGTTGTATTTGTCTAGATATGGTGTTCCTTCCTCTTCTTTTCTTTGTGcaattcaaaattatttaattgcTTCCTGCCCAGTAGCTGGGACTATATCCAGGTTTTGCCTGAGCTTTATTTTGGGAACTTGTATTTGACCTTTGGCCCGTGCTACTACCACCATCTTGATGAAGTGGCTGATGCAACTGATGCGGCATAGTCGGTATAAACAAATGTGTTCCGTATGCACCAGGCAAACCAGCGTTCTGATTTCCGGTCAGACTAAACGGCGGAGGAGTTGCCGAGTGAAATGTTTGTTTGTCATAAGACTGAAATAACATAGGATTACCATTATCTTTTTTTGAAGTATCGTTATAGTATACCTATCCATTTCACTTAATGTATTTTACACCTCGGaagtttgtttttatttctcacatttcgtaaAAGTTCATTACACTGACCAGTGCCAAATTTTTTGTATACCGGTAATCAACAGACAATACTTGTAGATTTTGATACGTTGGATGaaaatttaacccttaagtggacctcaaaatatactttaaaaatcCAATGATTTAATTATATTATGTCTAGGGTAaaagacccaattactgtgcctatattaattatacttatttttaaatcataatgaatattaaaaaagagatattaaatttttttcattaaaatcagttaatatgtatgtgatatatatcttttttaatattacgGCTACGAGTTGTCAAGACTGCCCCCAAGGTATTCAAGTAAAATAAACATAATTGTGATAGTTACTAGAAAAAGAAACTTACATTCACTTTCCCAAGCGTCACATGAGTCTTCGGGTACATAGTCGCACTTATATCAGTTGCAGATGATCCTCCAGTGTTAGTATTTCCAGTAGATGTTCCTGTTTTACCAGTCTGTGTACTGGTATAACTATTTGCTGCACTTTTATACTCCGCAGAAGGACCTGCAGATGCTAGAGCATCATAGTTTGCACCACCTCCATATCCAGAACCGTAACTCCCCGGTTTAGCGCTGTATGCACCACTGTTTGTACCCGCATTACCGGCTGCAGCTATCTGCTGTAATAAATTGTTTCggcaaatgaaaaaaaatgtttcttttaatCGCCTTAAAGAACAAATGATTCATTACTTGTCACTTAACCGACTTACAGGGTAAATAGCAGTGGGAGTTCCATATTGGAAAGCACCTGGCATGATTCCACTGCCATACGCAAAGTATGCATATGTCGGAGGAAGTGCAGGATTCATCATTGGCTGCTGATGCTGCGTGGCAGTCTGTATATAGTGTAAACAAAATGAAAACAGAAATTACGAGTGTAATACCAATGTAACATTTGATCAGATATACTAAAATATTCGGTGTCCAAGTATTCACAAGAACGCTGTTAAGCTAATTCTTAAATCTGGCAAGTACTTGAACCTCACCTGTTGTGACATAGTGGATGGAACCGGTGACGCATTGCTGTCGCTTCTGGCGAACCTGGCGTCACTAATACTGGTATAGCCTCCTTGTACACCCTGTACCCCTTGGACACCTTGTACACCGGAAAGCGCATCTCCTCGTCCTCCACCAAGACTGGTTGCTGGGCCGGTTGTCTGATAGCCCAAAGCCGCGTCATAGTAACCAGTAGTTGGCTGCAGGTTAGTCAGGAAGGCCAAACACAAAACTACATGCATACACTGTGTACTCCAAATACAAGAAGGCTAACTAATAGCTAATTCTACGCGTACTGGGTTTAAAGTAGATAACATGCGGTTCGAGTTGAACCTGtctctttaattttaattttgggaattaagaaaaataaaaatatatacgtAAACATTATGTTTAAACTATATCTTGCAAAAACATGTGAACTTCTCATCTCTCATGTCTGGTTTTGGTACAGCTAATTGTTACTAGCTGTAACGACGATAAAAGTAGTAGTGGTGATATACAATCAAAGCACGCATTCCTTAAGAAAGTATAGGAAACAAAGTACAACTTAACCACTTGGAAATTACAATATTTGATATTCTCATACAGTTTCAAATACGTGACATGAGGTATGGAGCAACTGAAATCATAAAAAGGAAAGGAAGAAAGATGTGTAAGCTAACAGTGTGTCTACGATCAACACGGTCTATCGTATCattaatgaattatttattaattaaactttcAAGTATATTTTCTCCGGATTGATCACAGACGGTTTCATTTTTCTACAAAATAGTATATCATAAATTAAAACCTCTTCAATCATTAACTGATGCGACACATCTCACTATGGATCAATACAGTAAACTTTGTGCACCATCATGAGGATGAGCATGTGAATAGATATTCAtaattcctttaaaaaaatattgaagtaacgaGCAGCTACCAAGCAGTAAAGAAACGATTACTTCAGCATTCTTTTTACTAGGTGATCATAACAGAAAATAGAGTAGCACACTTCAGAGTAATACACTACTCAAAGTATCACCTCGGTTTTTGAGATGCAAAtgctaaaattttatttgctcactttaaaaattttaacaggTTACCATATTTTCGTGTTTATCAACTGATAGTAGTTTCCAATAAGAATACAAATGTCGTCATAAGGTCAGTCAAGactttatttatttacgagCAAGTAAATCGCGTAGAAGTTTTAATCTGGAACGTCAGAATCGAAGAAACATTGTTCACTTGCTCTATAACACTGCTACGCGATTTACTTGCTCGTAAATAAATAAAGCGTTAACTTGACTgtgattaatttaaatttttcagtcTCTTCTTCGTTAATTCAATTCATTTAATTCTGTGAAATATTTTAGAATTGTGatttggcagtcaacgtgttaataatgtaGAACCAAAATTGAAATTCATAAATATACCAATTCTAAAGTGTACATTACTCTAAAGAAGgattttaattgaatgaagtACAAATTATATCGAGAAATAGGAGACATAATTTGTACTTGACTCAGTTGCAGAAATAAATTGatcaataaaataataactgACCATGTGCGGTATTCTTGGTTGCATAAGTTGCAATTCCTCGTAACTGTACATTGGTTGCTGAAATGCATAAGGTACACCTTGGCCCAAAATGTATTGATGACTTAACATCGGTGTCATGCTGCCAGCTGCACCACCACCAGTCATATTTCCAGTGCCACTACTACCCGTTACTACACCACTTGATGAACTTTTCGGTACAGCTAATTAAAAATCACATTATaaagtttttattttcattaaattaccCGAGTAATCTCATTGCTGTTTCAAATAATTCAACTTACCATTAGAATTGGTTACTTTAGTCTGTGAACTATTTACGGATGCAGAACTGAGACCTAACGTAGGTGCTGTTGTAGTTGCAAGTGAACTATTTGTTGTTGTCGTATTACTATCATATTGAGAGTCCTTTGTCGCATTACTGTTTAACTTATGATTGTG
This window contains:
- the LOC143361913 gene encoding WD repeat-containing protein 13 yields the protein MVTMCHQQIFALDAKYNAQRVNKLPCLGMLYIRRRNQLLKEKFCKDPKVCEKYLKLRAKLLFLRYGESLEQNSIGSHATEEEKLETKTKLCSIQRKSIAENFAFDGVHHVFDQHNAPVTMLKFANNDKSRLCCASLDGLLSICETISTPPKVIALLKGHKKGVTALDWSISNDLIVSSSLDSTIRLWNVATETKPAFLREVKDQQRAEVLCCGFVPINNNLVIAGNSQGYVQILNISTGIYTRGGSCKIGGKILSLTCEGSGGLVIWAGNDRGIIMSFQLEPGTGRLTKLRKVQEVGGMITSLSWRSWFSKNAPWPALLVSSACNAILLYHITDNHGSLSLWTKYPIKHKQYLVRSTFGPQMESCLIATGSEDGTIHLLDSARQGKAVKINRLEGHAAPTLALCFNYDESLFASADHQGLIIVWRNRQRHI